One genomic region from Desulfuromonas sp. TF encodes:
- the murF gene encoding UDP-N-acetylmuramoyl-tripeptide--D-alanyl-D-alanine ligase — translation MKLTLQQLAQILGADITPSGARATVSGISTDSRTVGRGELFVPLRGDRFDGHDFLCQAARQGAAACLSEEVLSGFPVPVIRVENTLAALGNLAASLRRGFSGPVIAVTGSSGKTTTKEMLSAILSLSDVGLKTAGNFNNLIGLPLTLFRLEPRHRWAILEMGMSARREIARLAEIADPTVGVITNVGPAHLETLLNLDGVARAKGELFAALKPGGTAVINADDELVAQLPVANGVRRLLFGTSPEAQVRAEEIEVTGEAVCFRLLVPEGERFVTLKVPGRHNVSNALAAAAAAASVGVGIDLIVRGLENFTPVSGRMEVVRGEDGVLFIEDGYNANPLSVRVALEALDEMGGSGRRVAVLGDMLELGSGSDGFHREAGWVAARRCDYLLLMGGMAEHTSAGARERGMQSDRVRVVGSHDEAAEYLRRILRPGDRVLIKGSRGMKMEKIGAALRAPSSPLAVNHG, via the coding sequence ATGAAACTCACCCTCCAGCAACTCGCCCAGATCCTTGGGGCGGACATTACCCCCTCCGGCGCCCGGGCGACCGTCAGCGGCATCTCCACGGACAGCCGGACCGTCGGCCGGGGGGAATTGTTCGTCCCCTTGCGCGGCGACCGGTTCGACGGGCATGATTTTCTTTGCCAGGCAGCCCGCCAGGGGGCGGCCGCCTGCCTGAGCGAGGAAGTTCTTTCCGGCTTTCCCGTGCCCGTCATACGAGTGGAGAACACCCTGGCCGCCTTGGGCAATTTGGCGGCTTCGCTGCGCCGGGGTTTTTCTGGTCCCGTCATCGCGGTGACGGGTTCCTCCGGCAAGACCACGACCAAGGAAATGCTCTCCGCCATTCTCTCCCTCTCGGATGTAGGGCTCAAGACCGCCGGCAATTTCAATAACCTGATCGGTCTGCCGCTGACTCTCTTCCGTCTTGAGCCGCGGCACCGGTGGGCCATCCTCGAGATGGGGATGAGCGCCCGCCGCGAGATCGCCCGTCTTGCCGAGATCGCCGATCCGACGGTCGGGGTGATTACCAATGTGGGCCCTGCCCACCTGGAAACTCTTTTAAACCTGGACGGCGTTGCCCGGGCCAAGGGGGAGCTCTTTGCCGCCCTGAAGCCGGGGGGGACGGCGGTCATCAACGCAGACGACGAACTGGTGGCGCAATTGCCCGTCGCCAACGGCGTGAGACGCCTTCTGTTCGGGACTTCCCCGGAAGCGCAGGTGCGGGCGGAGGAAATCGAAGTGACCGGAGAGGCGGTCTGCTTTCGCCTCCTTGTTCCCGAAGGGGAGCGTTTCGTCACTCTGAAGGTGCCGGGACGCCATAACGTATCCAATGCCCTGGCCGCCGCGGCGGCGGCGGCCTCTGTGGGCGTCGGAATCGATCTCATCGTCAGGGGGCTGGAGAACTTCACCCCCGTCTCCGGACGGATGGAAGTTGTCCGGGGGGAAGACGGCGTTCTCTTCATCGAGGACGGTTACAATGCCAACCCCCTCTCGGTGCGCGTGGCTCTGGAAGCCCTCGATGAAATGGGGGGCTCCGGACGGCGTGTCGCCGTGCTGGGAGACATGCTCGAGCTCGGCAGCGGCTCCGACGGCTTCCATCGCGAAGCGGGATGGGTGGCGGCCAGGCGTTGCGACTATCTCCTGCTGATGGGGGGGATGGCCGAGCACACCTCGGCGGGAGCCCGGGAAAGGGGGATGCAGAGCGACCGTGTCCGGGTTGTCGGCTCCCATGACGAGGCGGCCGAATATCTGAGGAGAATCCTCAGGCCGGGGGATCGGGTCCTGATCAAGGGGTCCCGCGGGATGAAAATGGAAAAAATCGGAGCCGCCCTGAGGGCGCCTTCCTCGCCGCTTGCGGTCAACCATGGCTAG